A part of Arachis hypogaea cultivar Tifrunner chromosome 12, arahy.Tifrunner.gnm2.J5K5, whole genome shotgun sequence genomic DNA contains:
- the LOC112726337 gene encoding putative disease resistance RPP13-like protein 1 — translation MAGALVGGALLSGFINVVFDRFITTDAVNLILGKKLGPDLVERLKISLLAAEALVGDAEYKQLDNPSVREWLNSLRDAVYVADDLLDADLTKAATRKEVRSFWPVSFLDRDRKIVDKMEGVVRRIEFLVKQKDLLGLEKSSYRNFSSWRIPSTSLVEGNILGREKDQQEIIKILNDNRQHQLSVIPIVGIGGVGKTTLAQCLYNNDKLMEGFQVKEWVCVSEDFNVVQVTKNIIGQTACNVEDFNSLQFKLKEKLSEKKFFIVLDDVWSDDGDVWKKFRTPFQYGVKGSTILVTTRVKEVASVVQTCPPYILSELSEDCCWSVFANNVCFPESNGHPKLEEIGRKIVKKCKGLPLAAETLGSLLRTKHDVKEWEAVLVSDIWEFSVKNSKIIPALLISYFHLPAHLKRCFVYCSLYPKDHCFHKDELILLWMAEDLLRPPNRGESLLEVGSKCFDELASRLFFKRHDHYDYESFVMHDLLHDLALFLAGDFYGRFEELGDAVNVYTRTRHLSYESSNLVSKNFNSISKVESLRTFLSTNVFSKSENIDDVTCTPILKLKYLRVLSLPSFKALDVLPRLIGKLTYLRYLDLSRTCIRTLPESLCDLYNLQTLKLECCSSLTKLPNGMHKLVNLQHLDILGTDLKEMPRGMSKLQHLHTLSYFIVGKHKDNGIQELELLNLHGFFEIQKLENVLDVKEARSARIIDKKNIDNLRLEWSSGDYIVSRTQTERDILDSLQPHHGLEVLQINGYKGTLFPNWMGHLSYQNMTYVSLESCKNCCMLPSLGQLPSLKSLHIEGFDQLRSIGMEFYKNEGDHHSSLLAPFPSLEILKFNNMPCWEVWHLPDSETFPRLTKLQIRDCPVLKGDMLGRVFLRIISSLWDVSKVRRLDIRMDYGESEISLIGEDMVSIKGCESMLKFVLQALSVSHLSCLKDIYILRWSLDVLFRDNCVLKSLQTLRIWGGSKLKFPQQQQKYSLVELYIEGNCDSLTSLSLDDFPNLKTLTISECENLESVSLSEPSHAALQRLTIFKCCNFVSFTGKGLAAPNLTRLEVSFCTKLKALPHDMNTLLPSLQSLEIEGCREICRLPEVGLPPNLKQLIIGKQWRGLSSMRNLDTLTHLIIDGFGSENVKSFPEAGSLPHLPSLTTLKISRFSNLETLECNQLLCLTSLQHLIIEECWKLENIAGEKLPSSLLLLEIDYCDLLGEHCKNKHQQIWPKISHIPSIQVGTKEVFLWRTDRYTYSGKRRLMARIPSYV, via the exons GTCTGAGGGATGCTGTTTATGTGGCTGATGACTTGCTGGACGCTGACCTCACCAAAGCTGCCACTCGAAAGGAGGTACGTTCTTTCTGGCCTGTTAGCTTCCTCGACCGGGATAGGAAGATTGTAGATAAGATGGAAGGGGTGGTTAGAAGAATAGAATTTCTTGTAAAACAAAAAGATTTGCTTGGTCTTGAAAAGAGTTCCTATAGGAACTTTTCGTCATGGAGAATTCCATCCACATCTTTGGTGGAAGGTAATATCCTTGGCAGGGAAAAGGACCAACAGGAAATCATCAAGATATTAAATGATAACAGACAACATCAGTTGTCTGTGATTCCCATTGTGGGCATAGGTGGGGTTGGCAAAACAACTTTAGCACAATGTCTGTACAATAATGACAAGTTGATGGAGGGGTTTCAAGTCAAAGAATGGGTTTGTGTCTCGGAAGACTTTAATGTTGTTCAGGTTACAAAGAATATTATAGGTCAAACTGCTTGTAATGTAGAGGATTTCAATTCACTTCAATTTAAACTGAAGGAAAAGTTGTCGGAAAAGAAGTTCTTTATTGTGTTAGATGATGTTTGGAGTGATGATGGTGATGTCTGGAAGAAATTTAGAACCCCCTTTCAATATGGGGTAAAGGGAAGTACAATTCTTGTAACAACTCGTGTCAAAGAGGTTGCCTCTGTAGTCCAAACTTGTCCCCCTTACATTCTCAGTGAGTTGtctgaggattgttgttggtcaGTGTTTGCAAACAATGTTTGTTTTCCAGAATCAAATGGGCATCCAAAACTAGAAGAAATCGGTAGAAAGATAGTCAAGAAGTGTAAGGGGTTGCCATTAGCTGCAGAGACACTTGGAAGCTTGTTGCGAACAAAACATGATGTAAAGGAATGGGAAGCTGTATTAGTAAGTGATATTTGGGAATTTTCTGTGAAAAACAGTAAAATTATTCCAGCACTATTAATCAGTTACTTTCATCTTCCGGCACATTTAAAACGTTGTTTTGTTTATTGTTCATTGTATCCCAAAGATCATTGTTTTCATAAAGATGAACTAATTTTGCTATGGATGGCCGAAGATCTTTTAAGGCCACCAAATAGAGGAGAGAGTTTACTAGAAGTTGGTAGCAAATGTTTCGATGAACTAGCTTCTAGGTTATTTTTCAAAAGACATGATCACTATGATTATGAGAGCTTTGTGATGCATGACCTTTTACATGATTTAGCATTGTTCCTTGCTGGAGACTTCTATGGTAGATTTGAAGAGCTTGGTGATGCAGTGAATGTGTATACTCGAACTCGTCATTTGTCTTATGAAAGTTCGAATCTagtctcaaaaaattttaattccatTAGTAAAGTTGAATCTTTGAGGACATTTTTGTCAACTAATGTCTTTTCAAAGTCAGAAAACATTGATGATGTAACATGTACTCCAATATTGAAGCTCAAATATTTGAGAGTTTTGTCACTTCCATCGTTCAAAGCACTTGATGTATTGCCTCGTCTAATAGGTAAATTAACCTATTTGCGTTACTTGGATCTCTCTAGGACATGTATTAGGACACTGCCAGAATCATTGTGTGACTTGTACAATCTACAAACATTGAAGCTGGAATGTTGTTCTAGTTTGACTAAGTTACCCAATGGCATGCATAAACTTGTGAATTTGCAACATCTTGATATTTTGGGTACTGATTTGAAAGAAATGCCAAGAGGAATGAGCAAATTGCAACACCTGCACACATTAAGTTACTTTATCGTGGGCAAGCATAAAGATAATGGAATCCAGGAATTAGAGCTATTAAATCTTCATGGATTCTTTGAGATTCAAAAATTGGAGAATGTCCTTGATGTGAAAGAAGCAAGGAGTGCAAGGATAATAGATAAGAAGAACATTGACAACTTAAGGTTGGAATGGTCTTCAGGTGATTATATAGTTTCAAGAACACAAACTGAAAGAGATATACTCGACAGCTTGCAACCGCACCATGGCTTGGAAGTGTTGCAAATCAACGGATACAAGGGTACACTATTTCCAAATTGGATGGGGCATCTTTCTTACCAAAACATGACTTATGTATCTCTGGAGTCTTGCAAGAATTGTTGCATGTTGCCTTCACTTGGACAGCTGCCATCTCTCAAGTCCCTGCACATTGAAGGTTTCGATCAGCTGAGGAGTATTGGCATGGAGTTTTACAAGAATGAAGGCGATCATCATTCTTCACTTCTTGCACCGTTTCCCTCATTGGAGATTTTGAAGTTCAATAACATGCCATGTTGGGAGGTGTGGCACTTACCTGACTCAGAAACTTTTCCTCGACTCACGAAGCTTCAGATAAGAGATTGTCCGGTGTTAAAGGGAGATATGCTTGGCCGGGTATTCTTGAGAATCATTTCTTCTTTGTGGGATGTTTCAAAAGTTCGCAGACTAGATATACGTATGGATTATGGAGAGTCTGAGATCTCACTTATTGGGGAGGATATGGTATCAATTAAGGGATGTGAATCTATGCTGAAGTTTGTACTTCAGGCATTGAGTGTCAGCCATCTAAGTTGCCTCAAAGATATCTATATCTTACGTTGGTCGCTTGATGTACTCTTCCGGGACAATTGTGTACTCAAATCTTTGCAAACTCTGAGAATATGGGGAGGCAGCAAGCTGAAATTCCCCCAGCAACAGCAGAAGTACAGTTTAGTAGAGCTATACATAGAAGGAAACTGTGATTCACTGACCTCATTGTCGTTGGATGACTTCCCCAATCTTAAGACTCTCACTATATCAGAGTGTGAGAATCTGGAATCAGTTTCATTGTCAGAGCCATCACATGCTGCTCTTCAACGTCTCACCATCTTTAAATGCTGCAATTTTGTGTCATTCACAGGAAAAGGACTGGCTGCACCCAACTTGACTCGTCTTGAGGTCAGCTTCTGCACCAAGTTGAAGGCATTGCCACATGATATGAATACTCTTCTCCCAAGTTTACAGTCTCTCGAGATAGAGGGCTGCCGGGAAATTTGTAGGTTGCCAGAGGTTGGTTTGCCGCCTAACCTGAAACAGCTTATTATTGGGAAACAATGGAGGGGTCTATCGTCGATGCGCAACTTGGACACCCTCACTCATCTTATCATTGATGGTTTTGGCAGTGAGAATGTGAAGTCATTCCCTGAGGCCGGTTCGCTGCCTCACCTTCCCTCTCTTACCACTTTGAAGATCAGTCGGTTTAGTAATTTGGAGACATTAGAGTGCAACCAACTTCTCTGCCTCACCTCCCTCCAACATTTAATAATTGAAGAATGTTGGAAACTGGAGAATATAGCAGGTGAAAAGCTGCCTTCCTCTCTCTTGCTACTTGAAATTGACTACTGCGATTTGCTGGGAGAACACTGCAAGAACAAGCATCAacaaatttggcccaaaatttccCACATCCCGTCCATTCAAGTTGGTACCAAAGAAGTGTTTCTATGGAGAACTG ATCGCTACACGTACAGCGGTAAAAGGAGGCTGATGGCTAGGATTCCATCATATGTGTAG